In Fusarium oxysporum f. sp. lycopersici 4287 chromosome 4, whole genome shotgun sequence, a genomic segment contains:
- a CDS encoding hypothetical protein (At least one base has a quality score < 10), whose protein sequence is MKVSSGVHACLLGVLTQHVAQSWALSGEAKAMVEDSMEWMDRFYDPKISQLYDLDSKAAMNHETLASTWYAVGLLARNGDGDASRAEDVIRYVIKDQHNNPKELWYGDYTREPEEPTVGTAWYPARMYGSWDPNWRGFVGLSFITIYEEFGDLLSDDLKGLMLDSLYNCSIGDSYREGGVNGDNLYPSYSNPAIMRAIGTSWTGRQVGDDNMTQAGEDYAKKIIGLFDLHDTLSEFNSATYTGISLFGLTLWCKYGHEDSILSQRGPDLLRGVWNYTSQLWNPAMRNLAGPWDRAYTFDMTKSLGILSHFLAPIIGRKEAGVWQYPEVMSHARDWAWAPLIAVHSEFHNSLLSDDLKESLKTFDGERTYNGKAYYPPYDLDTRNITTWLSESLMIGAQSYRTQSANGPSNNKAQFHPAVAHWAYGDDNIGWLSLRPTEAHVLMEVSPKKLKVTYPEGTSSSVFTFVASPSLAKKDVQSWADIQGITISVSGNASPVPKVTFAGRYGGSGSPIYDHNYWSLVHTMPAGFEGTPEIIIEFE, encoded by the exons ATGAAAGTCTCTAGTGGGGTGCATGCTTGTCTCCTTGGCGTTCTTACCCAGCATGTTGCGCAATCATGGGCGCTATCAGGAGAGGCGAAAGCAATGGTTGAAGACTCTATGGAGTGGATGGATAGGTTCTACGACCCCAAGATCTCACAGCTATATGACCTCGACTCTAAGGCGGCAATGAACCACGAGACACTAGCCTCTACGTGGTATGCGGTCGGACTTCTTGCACGGAACGGCGACGGTGATGCCTCAAGAGCTGAGGATGTCATAAGATACGTCATCAAGGACCAGCATAACAACCCCAAAGAGTTGTGGTATGGTGACTATACGCGAGAGCCGGAGGAGCCAACTGTTGGAACAGCGTGGTACCCTGCCCGCATGTACGGATCGTGGGACCCGAACTGGCGTGGCTTCGTCGGTCTCAGCTTCATCACGATATACGAAGAGTTCGGTGATCTGTTGTCTGACGATTTGAAGGGGCTTATGCTCGACAGTCTATATAACTGCAGCATTGGCGACTCATACCGCGAGGGAGGTGTCAACGGAGATAACCTCTATCCATCTTACAGCAACCCTGCAATCATGCGTGCAATCGGGACAAGCTGGACCGGTCGACAAGTAGGCGATGACAATATGACACAGGCTGGAGAGGATTATGCGAAGAAGATTATTGGCCTCTTCGACTTGCATGATACGCTTTCTGAATTCAACTCAGCGACTTACACCGGCATTTCACTCTTTGGTCTTACACTATGGTGTAAGTATGGCCATGAGGATAgtattctctcccaaagaGGTCCAGATCTCCTGCGCGGTGTCTGGAATTACACATCGCAACTGTGGAATCCGGCTATGCGGAACCTCGCTGGTCCATGGGACCGCGCATACACGTTCGACATGACCAAGTCTCTCGGCATCCTATCTCACTTTCTCGCACCCATTATCGGGAGAAAGGAGGCGGGCGTATGGCAGTACCCGGAAGTCATGAGCCATGCCCGTGACTGGGCTTGGGCGCCACTCATTGCTGTCCACTCGGAATTCCACAACTCATTGCTTTCGGATGATCTTAAGGAGTCACTGAAGACATTTGATGGAGAGAGGACGTACAATGGGAAGGCCTACTATCCGCCCTACGACCTTGATACCCGCAATATCACGACGTGGCTCAGCGAGTCGCTGATGATCGGAGCTCAGTCATATCGGACGCAGAGCGCAAACGGACCGTCGAACAACAAAGCCCAGTTCCATCCCGCTGTTGCACACTGGGCTTATGGAGATGATAACATCGGATGGCTCAGC CTCCGTCCTACTGAGGCCCACGTCCTGATGGAAGTCTCACCAAAGAAGCTGAAAGTGACTTATCCTGAGGGGACCAGCAGTTCAGTATTCACTTTTGTGGCCTCTCCCTCACTCGCGAAGAAGGATGTCCAGTCTTGGGCTGACATTCAAGGCATTACAATATCTGTCTCTGGAAATGCAAGTCCCGTGCCAAAGGTCACATTCGCTGGCCGATATGGCGGTTCGGGAAGTCCAATTTACGACCACAATTACTGGAGTTTGGTCCACACAATGCCTGCTGGATTTGAGGGCACCCCTGAGATTATCATTGAGTTCGAATGA